One window from the genome of Cyclobacterium amurskyense encodes:
- the trhO gene encoding oxygen-dependent tRNA uridine(34) hydroxylase TrhO, with protein MDYNILLYYCYAQIEDLEAYREEHHLFCVENNIRGRIIISSEGLNGTVSGLKEDCEKYMAYVKADPRFADTEFKIDQHHGHAFAKINVRAKEEIVHSGLRHLNPRENTGKHLEPKEFKALKDQEDVVVLDVRSNYEHELGHFKNAIRLDIDNFRDFPEKVKELEHLKNKKILTYCTGGIKCEKASAFLLEQGFEDVYQLHGGIIKYGMEAGGEDFEGKCYVFDNRLAVEVNKVNPKTVSKCFVCDTLSDRMVNCSNPECNVHVPICESCGWEMEGACSESCKDAPNRRPYNGTGYYQKNTNGYNPYKGLFQKPNADKIKATLHAKSDT; from the coding sequence ATGGATTATAACATATTATTGTATTACTGCTATGCTCAAATCGAGGATTTGGAAGCATACCGAGAAGAACACCACCTGTTCTGTGTTGAGAACAATATCAGAGGACGTATAATAATTTCCTCAGAAGGCTTAAATGGTACTGTTTCAGGATTAAAAGAAGACTGTGAAAAGTACATGGCTTATGTGAAAGCTGATCCGAGATTTGCTGACACAGAATTTAAAATTGATCAACACCACGGACATGCCTTTGCTAAGATCAATGTTAGGGCAAAGGAAGAGATCGTACATTCTGGACTCAGACACCTCAATCCACGTGAAAATACAGGTAAGCATTTGGAACCTAAGGAATTTAAGGCCTTAAAGGATCAAGAGGACGTGGTGGTTCTTGACGTTCGTTCTAATTACGAACATGAATTGGGTCATTTCAAAAATGCCATTCGTCTGGACATCGATAACTTTAGGGATTTCCCAGAAAAAGTAAAAGAGCTAGAACATCTCAAAAACAAAAAGATTCTCACCTATTGTACAGGAGGAATAAAATGCGAAAAGGCATCTGCATTTCTTCTAGAACAAGGTTTCGAAGACGTATACCAGCTTCATGGTGGGATCATCAAATATGGAATGGAAGCTGGAGGAGAAGACTTTGAAGGCAAATGCTATGTTTTTGATAACCGACTGGCTGTAGAAGTAAATAAGGTCAACCCCAAGACGGTTTCTAAATGCTTTGTTTGCGACACATTGTCCGACCGAATGGTCAACTGTTCTAATCCCGAATGCAATGTTCATGTGCCTATATGTGAATCATGTGGTTGGGAAATGGAAGGTGCCTGCTCCGAAAGCTGTAAAGATGCACCAAACAGAAGACCTTATAATGGTACCGGGTACTACCAGAAAAACACCAATGGTTACAATCCTTATAAAGGCCTGTTTCAAAAGCCCAATGCGGACAAAATAAAAGCTACCCTACATGCCAAATCCGATACCTGA
- the pyrF gene encoding orotidine-5'-phosphate decarboxylase encodes MTSQEIFAQIEKKSSFLCIGLDPDPRRIPKHLLKEEDPVFTFNKAIIDNTIDQAVAYKPNLAFYEAMGPSGLETLAKTLEYLPKEVFTIADAKRGDIGNTSRLYAKAFFEQMNFDAITVAPYMGEDSVGPFLEFDGKWVILLALTSNQGSQDFQLIENNAHQPLFASVLEKSQKWGTSENMMYVVGATRGESIAEVRKLVPDHFLLVPGVGAQGGSLEEVAKYGMNKQCGLLVNSSRGIIYASSEKDFGEAAKREALALQESMSKLLDTYCN; translated from the coding sequence ATGACTTCCCAAGAAATATTTGCCCAAATAGAGAAAAAATCCTCCTTTTTATGTATAGGTCTTGATCCTGATCCACGGCGTATACCCAAACATTTATTGAAAGAAGAGGATCCTGTCTTTACTTTCAACAAGGCCATTATTGATAACACCATTGATCAGGCTGTAGCATACAAACCAAATCTGGCCTTTTATGAAGCCATGGGGCCTTCAGGCTTGGAGACATTAGCCAAAACACTGGAATACCTTCCTAAAGAAGTGTTTACCATTGCAGATGCGAAAAGGGGAGACATAGGAAATACCTCAAGATTATACGCCAAAGCTTTCTTTGAGCAAATGAATTTTGACGCCATCACTGTGGCCCCTTATATGGGTGAAGACAGTGTAGGCCCCTTTTTAGAATTTGATGGGAAATGGGTGATTCTACTTGCATTGACCTCTAATCAAGGGAGCCAGGATTTTCAATTGATAGAAAACAATGCGCATCAACCACTATTTGCTTCAGTGCTGGAAAAGAGCCAAAAATGGGGAACAAGCGAGAACATGATGTATGTGGTAGGAGCCACCAGAGGGGAGTCTATCGCCGAAGTAAGAAAACTTGTACCTGATCATTTTTTGCTGGTTCCAGGAGTTGGTGCTCAAGGTGGAAGTCTCGAAGAAGTGGCCAAATATGGTATGAATAAGCAATGTGGTCTTTTGGTCAATTCCTCTCGAGGTATTATTTATGCTTCTTCTGAAAAGGACTTTGGTGAAGCAGCAAAAAGAGAAGCGTTGGCATTACAGGAATCAATGTCCAAACTACTAGACACTTACTGTAATTAG
- a CDS encoding acetyltransferase: MEKPIIIFGAKGIAHPALEIFNSHEVVVYGFLDDDATLHQKEINNISILGKLEDDGFLKLIGQKCDAFVAVDDPKYRETLVKLLNTRRKVQPVNAIHRLSYISTDAGIGHGNFINAKVTIGAGAEIGNHCILHTNATIEHQAKLEDFVQVGAGAVINSNVTIEKGAFIGSGVTIVAGVTIGKNARVGAGSVVIADVASKQTVFGNPAQAIEK; encoded by the coding sequence ATGGAAAAACCGATTATTATCTTTGGAGCAAAGGGAATTGCCCATCCTGCATTAGAAATATTCAATAGTCACGAAGTTGTAGTCTATGGCTTTTTGGATGATGATGCTACCTTGCACCAAAAAGAAATTAACAATATTTCCATTTTGGGAAAACTTGAGGACGATGGTTTTTTAAAACTAATTGGACAAAAATGCGATGCTTTTGTAGCTGTAGACGATCCCAAGTATAGAGAAACCTTAGTCAAACTACTAAATACCAGGCGAAAGGTACAACCAGTAAATGCTATACATAGGTTGTCTTACATCTCTACCGATGCGGGTATTGGTCATGGCAACTTTATCAATGCCAAGGTGACAATTGGAGCAGGTGCTGAAATTGGAAACCATTGCATATTGCATACCAATGCCACAATAGAACATCAGGCTAAACTTGAAGATTTTGTGCAGGTAGGTGCTGGAGCGGTTATTAATTCCAATGTCACCATAGAAAAAGGAGCATTTATAGGCTCAGGAGTAACCATAGTTGCTGGGGTCACAATTGGAAAAAATGCAAGAGTGGGTGCTGGATCAGTAGTTATTGCTGATGTTGCTTCAAAACAAACTGTTTTTGGTAATCCGGCCCAAGCAATCGAGAAATAG
- a CDS encoding nucleoside phosphorylase, protein MPNPIPESELIINPDGSIYHLRLKPEQVAETVITVGDPNRVSKVSSRFDRLELQTAHREFVSHTGWYKGKRISVISTGMGTDNIEIFMTELDALFNVDFKSRQPKPSHKRIDIVRIGTSGSMQSDLPEGSLLASTMAVGLDTLMAFYDIPQTVLESQISNHVQKCLDLPFLPYCVAGSEKLLAKIGEDLPSGITVTCPGFFGPQGREVRLKPRIPKIFNLLGDNPFQKHAFTNFEMETAGYYAMGKMLGHEVLSMNAIVANRISGNFSSSPDRIIDQLITTVLEKI, encoded by the coding sequence ATGCCAAATCCGATACCTGAATCGGAACTCATCATCAACCCTGATGGCAGCATTTACCACCTTAGGCTCAAACCTGAGCAGGTGGCAGAAACTGTCATTACTGTAGGTGACCCCAATCGGGTAAGCAAAGTTTCTTCTCGCTTTGACAGGCTAGAATTGCAAACAGCACATAGAGAGTTTGTAAGCCATACAGGCTGGTACAAAGGCAAAAGAATCAGTGTTATCAGTACCGGAATGGGTACTGATAACATTGAGATTTTTATGACAGAGTTGGATGCTTTGTTTAATGTAGACTTTAAATCGCGACAACCAAAACCCAGCCATAAGCGAATCGATATCGTTCGGATTGGTACTTCTGGAAGCATGCAAAGCGATCTTCCGGAAGGTAGCTTACTCGCTTCAACTATGGCCGTGGGGCTGGACACATTAATGGCTTTTTATGACATTCCCCAGACGGTTTTGGAGAGTCAGATCAGCAATCATGTCCAAAAATGTCTGGACCTCCCATTTCTGCCCTACTGTGTGGCTGGTTCAGAAAAATTACTGGCGAAAATTGGAGAAGACCTTCCTTCTGGTATTACTGTTACTTGTCCGGGATTCTTTGGTCCTCAGGGTAGAGAGGTTAGGTTAAAACCTCGCATTCCTAAAATTTTCAATTTACTTGGAGACAATCCTTTTCAGAAACATGCCTTTACCAATTTTGAAATGGAGACAGCAGGCTATTATGCCATGGGGAAAATGTTAGGGCATGAGGTCCTTAGCATGAATGCCATTGTTGCCAACCGGATCTCAGGAAATTTCTCCAGTTCACCAGACAGGATCATAGATCAATTAATAACTACTGTTCTAGAAAAAATTTAA
- a CDS encoding LolA family protein yields MLSKKIITIILLFTSFSNVLLAQSDASAVKILSKVSENYKKLNGFTGLFEYSYSTEDEGLIQTNTGNVTVKGEKYRLTLNDQEIFNDGKTVWTLIKSSKYKEVTINNVEDDADELTPSNVYNIYKKGYISKLIGSSEINGVPAHEILLTAEKENARFKKIKLYIDKAKNEILAWEIKDDVGGTFKYTFKELNPNVKIVDDYFVFKASENQDVEVIDLR; encoded by the coding sequence ATGTTAAGTAAAAAAATTATCACCATAATTCTTCTTTTCACCAGCTTTTCAAATGTTTTACTTGCTCAAAGTGATGCCTCTGCGGTGAAAATACTATCTAAGGTAAGTGAAAACTATAAAAAATTAAATGGTTTCACAGGTCTTTTTGAATACAGTTACTCCACAGAAGATGAAGGACTTATTCAGACCAATACTGGAAATGTAACAGTAAAGGGTGAGAAGTACAGACTCACATTAAATGACCAGGAAATATTTAACGATGGCAAAACCGTTTGGACACTGATCAAGTCAAGCAAATACAAGGAGGTCACAATTAACAATGTAGAAGATGATGCTGATGAACTTACCCCGTCCAATGTTTATAACATTTACAAAAAAGGGTACATTTCCAAACTCATAGGTAGTAGCGAAATTAATGGAGTACCAGCTCATGAGATTCTATTAACTGCTGAAAAGGAAAATGCGCGGTTCAAAAAAATCAAACTATACATCGATAAAGCAAAAAATGAAATATTGGCCTGGGAAATCAAAGATGATGTAGGCGGTACTTTCAAATATACCTTCAAGGAATTGAATCCAAATGTGAAAATCGTTGACGATTATTTTGTATTTAAAGCAAGTGAAAATCAGGATGTAGAGGTTATTGATTTGAGGTAA
- a CDS encoding ABC-F family ATP-binding cassette domain-containing protein: MNYLSVDTLSKSFGERVLFSEISFGIEQGQKTALVGINGAGKSTLMKIIMGEEIADAGQVVINQEIKMAYVNQNPIFTGGKTIYETIFDDPENEIIQVIHAYQEAMLEAENGTDNSEALQPIFEKMDRLQAWDFEYQIKEVLGKLGLHDTNLQVTALSGGQRKRVAIARAILHFPDLLLLDEPTNHLDLETIEWLEDYLSKANLSLLMVTHDRYFLDKVTNNILELENGELYRYAGNYSYFLEKKEERKANEATELGKAKSLYKKELDWIRRQPKARGTKSKSRIEAFNETKEKAFKKTEERDISLGVTAQRLGKKIVEIEKIHKSYGDLNLVKDFSYTFKKGDKVGIVGPNGAGKTTFLNMLIGKNSPDKGAVTIGQTTAFGYYKQEEDTFDETMRLIDIVKEVAEVVTVAGGATITISQFLTQFGFPPKQQHTPIAKLSGGERRRLQLLMILVKSPNFLILDEPTNDLDIVTLNTLEEFLDAFPGCLVIVSHDRYFMDRLVDHLFVFEGEGQISDFPGNYTDLREREKTIKAETPKQVAEKKPAAVAKTTEKSTLKATFKDKKEFEEISANLEQLTSKKESFIQKINQGTEDHEELLKWSLEIEGLDKKIEELEMRWLELSELDGIS; encoded by the coding sequence ATGAATTACCTTTCAGTTGATACACTTAGTAAGTCCTTTGGAGAAAGAGTCTTGTTTTCAGAAATTTCCTTTGGGATAGAACAAGGTCAAAAAACAGCCTTAGTTGGAATAAATGGGGCAGGAAAGTCCACCTTGATGAAAATCATTATGGGGGAAGAAATCGCAGATGCAGGACAAGTCGTGATCAATCAGGAGATTAAAATGGCTTATGTTAATCAAAATCCTATTTTCACAGGTGGGAAGACCATATATGAGACCATTTTTGATGACCCCGAAAATGAAATTATTCAGGTGATTCATGCCTATCAGGAAGCCATGTTGGAAGCTGAGAATGGTACTGACAATAGCGAGGCCTTGCAACCTATTTTTGAAAAAATGGATAGACTGCAAGCTTGGGACTTTGAATACCAAATTAAAGAAGTACTGGGGAAATTGGGTTTACATGATACCAACCTTCAAGTAACTGCGCTTAGTGGAGGGCAACGAAAAAGAGTTGCCATTGCCAGAGCCATTTTGCATTTTCCTGATTTACTTCTTTTGGATGAACCTACCAATCACCTGGATTTAGAAACCATTGAGTGGTTGGAAGACTACCTGTCCAAAGCTAACCTCTCCCTTTTGATGGTGACGCACGATAGGTACTTCTTGGATAAAGTAACCAACAATATTCTTGAATTGGAAAATGGAGAATTGTACCGCTATGCTGGTAATTACAGTTATTTCCTAGAAAAGAAGGAAGAAAGAAAAGCCAACGAAGCTACAGAACTGGGGAAAGCCAAAAGTCTCTATAAAAAAGAACTCGATTGGATAAGGAGGCAACCAAAGGCTCGTGGGACAAAATCCAAGTCAAGGATAGAAGCCTTTAACGAAACCAAGGAGAAAGCTTTTAAGAAAACGGAAGAGAGAGACATTAGTCTGGGCGTAACAGCACAGAGGTTAGGGAAGAAAATTGTAGAAATAGAGAAAATCCATAAATCATACGGAGACCTGAACCTGGTCAAGGATTTTAGTTATACTTTTAAAAAAGGGGATAAGGTAGGAATCGTAGGCCCTAACGGGGCTGGGAAAACCACTTTCCTGAACATGCTCATTGGCAAGAATTCCCCTGATAAAGGAGCTGTCACTATAGGGCAAACGACTGCATTTGGTTATTATAAACAAGAGGAAGATACTTTTGATGAGACCATGCGGTTGATTGATATTGTAAAAGAAGTGGCAGAGGTAGTGACTGTGGCGGGAGGAGCAACGATTACAATCAGTCAGTTTTTGACTCAATTTGGTTTTCCACCCAAGCAACAGCACACCCCAATTGCCAAGCTTAGTGGGGGGGAAAGAAGGCGACTGCAGTTGCTTATGATTTTGGTAAAAAGCCCTAACTTTCTAATACTGGATGAACCAACCAATGATTTGGATATTGTGACACTCAATACCCTTGAAGAATTTTTAGACGCTTTTCCTGGTTGTTTGGTGATTGTTTCCCATGATAGGTATTTTATGGATCGACTGGTAGATCACTTGTTTGTATTTGAAGGAGAAGGGCAGATCAGTGACTTCCCTGGAAATTATACTGACCTTAGGGAGAGGGAAAAAACAATTAAAGCCGAGACGCCCAAACAAGTTGCAGAAAAGAAACCTGCAGCCGTTGCAAAGACAACTGAAAAGAGCACCTTAAAAGCTACGTTCAAGGACAAGAAAGAGTTTGAGGAAATTTCAGCGAACTTGGAGCAGTTAACGAGCAAAAAAGAATCCTTTATTCAAAAAATCAATCAAGGGACTGAAGACCACGAAGAATTGTTAAAATGGTCTTTGGAGATAGAAGGTTTGGATAAGAAAATTGAAGAGTTGGAAATGAGGTGGCTGGAATTAAGTGAGCTTGATGGCATCTCCTGA
- a CDS encoding FtsK/SpoIIIE family DNA translocase yields the protein MAANTYKKNTFKKKETPGKPAPKSKRKFNFALFNDKRWSLSFGIIFMMLSIFMFLAFLSYLFVGQADQSLVNASGMPLRTKAGETQNLLGYTGSVMSYFMIYRWFGIAALFFPPFLFFLGYKLSFKDSLVSLTRYAGFSLFFLVWLGLLMGYLVHLIDGFNYLAFLSGGFGYELAKLSDAFLGWGTFILIFGSLLIFVIVFFNVDQINWFTSEKETSQSTDEAPIENEFNSESIEEDSFDSQPLEDEPEELHEEEEEPDTNSWKVSDTDKTAQTNKKDKAIAPAFKVEDTTKKDIPSSEDPLSGKNFVVNNKENEEKTADMVENLDPYDPTLDLPSYQFPTLNLLNEYDQQKVTVTRQELEENKNKIVETLINFKIGIQEIKATIGPTVTLYEIIPEPGVKISKIKNLEDDIALSLAALGIRIIAPIPGKGTIGIEVPNKNRELVAARSVLGTEKFMKSDKELPVALGKTISNEVFVVDLAKMPHLLMAGATGQGKSVGLNMILASLIYKKHPSQLKLILVDPKKVELTLFNKIERHFLAKLPNAEEAIITDTKKVIYTLNSLCIEMDNRYDLLKDAGCRNLKEYNTKFVARKLNPDKGHKFMPYIVLVIDELADLMMTAGKEIEGPIARLAQLARAIGIHLVLATQRPSVNVITGIIKANFPARLSFRVTSKIDSRTILDAGGAEQLIGMGDMLLSMGSDVIRLQCAFLDTPEVEAVCDWIGDQRGYTDAYLLPEFVGEDGESGVGEVDLSERDALFDDAARLIVMHQQGSTSLIQRKLKLGYNRAGRIIDQLEAAGIVGSFEGSKAREVLIQDENTLEQLLNSL from the coding sequence ATGGCTGCAAATACATACAAAAAAAATACATTTAAGAAGAAGGAAACACCTGGAAAACCAGCCCCTAAAAGTAAAAGAAAATTTAACTTTGCTTTATTTAACGATAAGCGCTGGAGTTTATCTTTTGGTATCATCTTTATGATGCTTTCCATTTTTATGTTTTTGGCTTTCCTAAGCTACTTATTTGTTGGTCAAGCTGATCAAAGCCTGGTAAACGCTTCAGGAATGCCGCTTCGCACCAAAGCGGGTGAAACCCAAAACTTACTCGGCTACACCGGGTCAGTCATGAGTTATTTCATGATTTACCGTTGGTTTGGGATCGCAGCATTGTTCTTTCCGCCATTTTTATTCTTTCTGGGATACAAATTATCCTTCAAGGACTCCTTGGTTTCCCTTACCCGTTACGCAGGTTTCTCGCTTTTCTTTTTGGTTTGGCTTGGTTTGTTGATGGGCTATTTGGTGCACCTGATTGATGGCTTTAACTACCTGGCTTTCCTTAGCGGAGGCTTTGGCTATGAACTTGCCAAGCTATCCGATGCCTTTCTGGGTTGGGGGACATTTATCCTGATCTTTGGCAGCCTATTGATATTTGTGATCGTGTTTTTTAATGTTGATCAAATCAATTGGTTTACCTCAGAGAAAGAAACTTCCCAATCAACCGATGAGGCCCCCATTGAAAATGAATTTAATTCGGAAAGCATAGAAGAAGATTCCTTTGATAGTCAGCCATTGGAGGATGAACCTGAGGAATTGCATGAAGAGGAAGAAGAACCGGACACCAACAGTTGGAAAGTGTCCGATACTGACAAAACAGCCCAAACCAACAAAAAGGACAAGGCTATAGCTCCCGCATTTAAGGTAGAAGATACAACAAAAAAGGATATCCCCAGCTCTGAAGATCCATTGTCGGGAAAAAACTTTGTGGTCAATAACAAAGAAAATGAGGAAAAAACCGCAGACATGGTGGAAAACCTCGACCCATACGACCCTACGCTAGATCTTCCTAGTTATCAGTTCCCCACCTTGAATTTGCTCAACGAATATGACCAACAAAAGGTCACTGTGACAAGACAGGAATTAGAGGAGAATAAAAACAAGATTGTTGAAACGCTTATAAACTTTAAAATAGGTATCCAGGAAATTAAAGCTACCATTGGCCCCACAGTAACACTTTATGAAATAATCCCTGAGCCCGGGGTGAAAATAAGCAAGATTAAAAACTTGGAAGATGATATCGCCCTTAGCCTGGCTGCATTAGGAATTCGTATTATTGCTCCGATCCCAGGAAAAGGAACGATAGGAATAGAAGTACCGAACAAGAACAGGGAATTGGTAGCTGCCCGCTCCGTTTTGGGCACTGAAAAATTCATGAAGAGTGACAAAGAGCTTCCTGTGGCTTTGGGTAAAACCATTTCCAATGAGGTTTTCGTTGTAGACTTGGCCAAAATGCCTCACCTACTTATGGCGGGAGCCACGGGTCAGGGTAAATCGGTAGGGTTAAACATGATCCTTGCCTCTCTTATTTACAAAAAGCATCCTTCTCAGCTTAAACTTATTTTAGTAGATCCTAAAAAAGTAGAGCTAACCTTATTTAATAAAATCGAAAGGCATTTCCTCGCAAAACTCCCCAATGCTGAGGAAGCCATAATTACAGATACGAAAAAGGTAATTTATACTTTAAATTCTCTTTGTATTGAAATGGACAACCGCTATGATCTTTTGAAAGATGCTGGTTGTAGGAATTTGAAGGAATACAATACGAAATTCGTTGCCAGAAAGCTTAACCCTGACAAAGGGCATAAATTTATGCCTTATATCGTATTGGTCATCGATGAGTTGGCAGACCTGATGATGACTGCCGGTAAAGAGATCGAAGGACCGATTGCCAGGCTTGCACAATTGGCCAGGGCCATAGGAATACACCTTGTTCTAGCTACCCAAAGACCTTCAGTAAATGTCATCACAGGTATAATTAAAGCCAATTTCCCTGCAAGACTGTCCTTTAGAGTTACCAGTAAAATCGATAGCCGTACCATTCTGGACGCAGGTGGCGCAGAACAATTGATAGGCATGGGTGACATGTTACTTTCCATGGGTTCTGACGTGATCCGCTTGCAGTGTGCCTTTTTAGACACTCCTGAAGTAGAGGCTGTATGCGATTGGATAGGTGATCAGAGAGGCTATACAGACGCTTATTTATTGCCTGAATTTGTGGGAGAAGACGGTGAATCTGGTGTGGGAGAAGTTGACTTATCTGAGCGAGATGCTTTATTCGATGATGCCGCCAGATTGATCGTGATGCATCAGCAGGGAAGCACCTCATTAATCCAAAGGAAATTAAAGCTTGGTTACAATCGTGCTGGAAGGATAATTGACCAATTGGAGGCTGCAGGAATAGTTGGTTCTTTTGAAGGTAGTAAGGCCAGAGAGGTATTGATACAGGACGAAAATACTTTGGAACAATTATTGAACAGTCTCTAA
- a CDS encoding quinone-dependent dihydroorotate dehydrogenase — translation MYKQIIKPLLFLKNPESAHHFTFSWIKTLFNLPLLKQAIKANFAFEHKELEREVFGLKFKNPIGLAAGFDKDAKLIDEMSLLGFGFIEIGTLTPKPQDGNPKPRMFRLPKDEALINRMGFNNGGVAAAVERLKNKNSDVLVGGNIGKNKVTPNEDAISDYLFCLHAMHPHVDYFVVNVSSPNTPNLRELQEKEPLKKLLAVVNEANLTYDKPKPILLKIAPDLTDGQLDDIISIVQETKIAGVIATNTTIDRDLLATPADQVKAIGAGGISGKVLNDRSNEVIRYLTKNSGNAFPVIGVGGIFTVADAKAKLAAGASLVQVYTGMIYEGPSLIKRLKKGLINNSVD, via the coding sequence GTGTACAAACAAATTATAAAGCCCCTTCTTTTTCTGAAAAATCCGGAATCTGCGCATCATTTCACCTTTTCCTGGATCAAGACCCTGTTCAACTTGCCTCTGCTTAAACAAGCAATAAAGGCGAATTTCGCATTTGAACACAAAGAGCTGGAAAGAGAAGTATTTGGCTTAAAATTTAAAAACCCAATTGGATTGGCCGCTGGATTTGACAAAGATGCCAAGCTTATTGATGAAATGTCACTACTGGGATTTGGTTTCATTGAAATAGGAACCTTAACCCCAAAACCTCAGGATGGAAATCCAAAACCAAGAATGTTCCGCCTTCCAAAGGACGAAGCATTGATCAACAGAATGGGCTTCAACAATGGTGGCGTGGCCGCTGCTGTGGAAAGACTAAAAAATAAAAATTCTGATGTTTTAGTTGGAGGAAATATTGGTAAAAATAAAGTTACGCCCAATGAAGATGCCATATCGGACTACCTTTTCTGTTTGCATGCCATGCATCCTCATGTAGATTATTTTGTGGTAAATGTTAGTTCACCCAATACTCCCAATTTGAGGGAATTACAAGAGAAGGAGCCATTAAAGAAATTATTGGCGGTAGTAAATGAGGCCAACCTTACCTATGACAAGCCCAAACCTATATTATTGAAAATAGCTCCGGATCTAACAGATGGGCAGCTTGACGATATCATTTCAATAGTCCAAGAAACAAAGATCGCTGGAGTAATTGCTACCAATACGACCATAGACAGAGACCTATTGGCTACGCCTGCAGATCAAGTAAAAGCGATAGGTGCCGGAGGAATCAGTGGCAAGGTCTTGAACGACAGAAGTAATGAAGTTATCCGTTACCTTACCAAAAACTCAGGCAATGCTTTTCCAGTCATAGGTGTTGGAGGAATTTTTACCGTAGCAGATGCGAAAGCAAAATTAGCAGCTGGGGCTAGTCTGGTTCAGGTCTATACTGGTATGATTTATGAGGGGCCCAGCTTAATTAAACGCTTGAAAAAAGGCCTGATAAATAATTCCGTGGACTAA
- a CDS encoding DUF2851 family protein: MFRFQEDFLQLIWKYQYFDKKALETEDGLPLLIHKIGFHNHHEGPDFKEAEISLAGIKHFGHIEIHLRTSDWKNHQHQTDAAYNAVVLHVVWQHDEEAKRKDGTTIPTLVLDGKVPLDVIRNYQKLQSSPNKLLCTDSLSTIPSILKFSMLEKALVERLQQKSDMVLFLLKENGNDWEETAYQWLFFSFGFKTNSKPMLKLAQSLPYKIIKKNAGNLMQIEAMIFGQAGMFTNTLDLNPGYEKNLKYEFAYLEKKYSLKNKLFPSEWKFMKVRPSNFPSFRLAQLSALLNRSPHLFDSVLHELDSNQSFGRMFDLSVSEYWKKHYHFGKPNLRATKGKLTEGIMNLLAINFIVPLWYAYGRYTDLSIWQEKCFNLLQEIPAEKNSLISIFQEVDWSAANAYDSQGMLGLYHQYCKKRMCLQCKIGQNLLRPNLK; the protein is encoded by the coding sequence ATGTTTCGTTTTCAGGAAGATTTTCTTCAACTTATATGGAAGTACCAGTATTTCGATAAAAAGGCACTGGAAACAGAAGATGGACTGCCCCTACTTATTCATAAAATCGGCTTCCACAACCATCATGAAGGACCTGATTTTAAAGAGGCAGAAATATCCCTAGCTGGTATTAAACATTTTGGCCATATTGAAATTCACCTTCGTACATCGGATTGGAAAAACCACCAACACCAGACTGATGCTGCCTACAATGCCGTAGTACTGCATGTGGTATGGCAGCATGATGAAGAAGCGAAAAGAAAAGACGGAACCACTATTCCAACCTTAGTTTTAGATGGAAAGGTACCTCTGGACGTAATTAGAAATTACCAAAAACTTCAAAGCTCTCCTAATAAACTTCTCTGTACCGACAGCCTTTCCACAATTCCCTCCATACTGAAATTTTCCATGCTGGAAAAAGCACTTGTGGAACGACTTCAACAAAAAAGTGATATGGTTTTGTTTCTGTTGAAAGAAAATGGAAACGACTGGGAAGAAACAGCCTATCAATGGTTATTTTTTTCTTTTGGCTTTAAGACCAACAGCAAGCCAATGCTAAAATTAGCACAGAGCCTTCCTTACAAGATCATTAAAAAAAATGCAGGGAATTTAATGCAGATTGAAGCGATGATTTTTGGACAAGCGGGAATGTTCACCAATACCTTGGATTTAAATCCTGGATATGAAAAAAACCTTAAATACGAATTTGCTTATCTTGAAAAAAAGTACAGCCTAAAAAACAAACTCTTTCCTTCAGAGTGGAAGTTTATGAAAGTCCGACCAAGCAATTTCCCCTCTTTCAGACTTGCCCAACTATCGGCTTTGCTCAATCGTAGTCCCCATCTTTTTGATTCCGTACTCCATGAATTGGATAGTAACCAATCCTTTGGGCGAATGTTTGACCTTTCTGTAAGTGAATACTGGAAAAAGCATTACCATTTTGGCAAGCCAAACCTGCGAGCAACAAAAGGTAAACTAACTGAAGGAATAATGAATCTACTGGCAATAAACTTTATAGTACCCCTTTGGTACGCATATGGAAGATATACCGATCTCTCTATATGGCAAGAAAAGTGCTTTAACCTACTGCAAGAAATTCCCGCAGAAAAAAACAGCCTGATAAGTATATTCCAAGAAGTGGATTGGTCAGCAGCCAATGCTTACGATAGTCAGGGTATGCTGGGACTGTACCACCAATATTGTAAAAAGCGGATGTGTTTGCAATGCAAAATTGGCCAGAATCTACTCAGACCTAATTTAAAATGA